A window from Vigna angularis cultivar LongXiaoDou No.4 chromosome 7, ASM1680809v1, whole genome shotgun sequence encodes these proteins:
- the LOC108338511 gene encoding ribulose bisphosphate carboxylase/oxygenase activase, chloroplastic: MAASVSSVGAVNGAPLSLNRSGAGASVPSSAFFGSSLKKVTVSRVPQTKISSGSFKIVAAKEIDENQQTNKDRWRGLAYDISDDQQDITRGKGLVDPLFQAPMDTGTHYAVMSSYEYLSTGLKQYNLDNTMGGFYIAPAFMDKLVVHITKNFMTLPNIKVPLILGIWGGKGQGKSFQCELVFAKMGINPIMMSAGELESGNAGEPAKLIRQRYREAADIIKKGKMCVLFINDLDAGAGRLGGTTQYTVNNQMVNATLMNIADNPTNVQLPGMYNKEENPRVPIIVTGNDFSTLYAPLIRDGRMEKFYWAPTRDDRVGVCKGIFRTDNVPEDDIVKLVDTFPGQSIDFFGALRARVYDDEVRKWVSGVGIEGIGKKLVNSKEGPPTFDQPTMNLNKLLEYGNMLVQEQENVKRVQLADKYLNEAALGDANEDSIKRGTFYGKAAQQINVPVPEGCTDPNAENFDPTARSDDGTCLYTD, translated from the exons ATGGCTGCCTCAGTCTCCTCTGTTGGAGCTGTCAACGGAGCTCCA CTGAGCTTGAACAGATCTGGAGCTGGAGCTTCAGTTCCCAGTTCAGCCTTTTTTGGCAGCAGTTTGAAGAAGGTTACAGTCTCAAGGGTCCCTCAGACCAAAATTTCCTCTGGGAGTTTCAAAATTGTTGCTGCAAAAGAGATTGATGAGAACCAGCAGACTAATAAGGACAGATGGAGAGGTCTTGCCTACGATATTTCAGATGACCAGCAAGACATCACAAGGGGGAAGGGTTTGGTTGATCCCCTTTTCCAAGCTCCAATGGATACTGGAACTCACTATGCAGTCATGAGCTCTTATGAGTACCTCAGCACTGGACTTAAACA GTACAACTTGGATAACACAATGGGCGGATTTTACATAGCTCCTGCTTTTATGGACAAGCTTGTTGTTCACATCACAAAGAATTTCATGACCCTGCCAAACATCAAG GTTCCTCTCATTCTTGGTATCTGGGGAGGCAAAGGTCAAGGAAAATCCTTCCAATGCGAGCTTGTGTTTGCCAAGATGGGAATCAA CCCTATCATGATGAGTGCTGGAGAGTTGGAGAGTGGAAATGCAGGAGAGCCAGCAAAGTTGATCAGGCAAAGGTACCGTGAAGCTGCTGATATAATAAAGAAGGGAAAGATGTGCGTTCTCTTCATCAATGATCTTGATGCAGGAGCTGGTCGACTTGGTGGAACCACTCAGTACACTGTGAACAACCAGATGGTGAATGCCACCCTCATGAACATTGCTGATAACCCCACAAACGTTCAGCTCCCTGGTATGTATAACAAGGAAGAGAATCCCCGTGTGCCCATCATTGTCACCGGTAACGATTTCTCAACACTGTATGCTCCTCTCATCCGTGATGGTCGTATGGAGAAGTTCTACTGGGCACCTACCAGAGACGACCGAGTTGGTGTCTGCAAGGGAATTTTCCGCACTGACAATGTTCCCGAAGATGACATTGTCAAGCTTGTTGATACCTTCCCTGGCCAATCCATTG ATTTCTTTGGTGCACTCAGGGCTAGAGTATATGATGATGAAGTGAGGAAGTGGGTTTCTGGTGTTGGTATTGAGGGTATTGGGAAGAAGCTTGTGAACTCAAAGGAAGGACCTCCAACCTTTGACCAGCCCACGATGAATTTGAATAAGCTCTTGGAGTATGGTAACATGCTTGTCCAAGAACAAGAGAATGTGAAGAGAGTCCAACTGGCAGACAAGTACTTGAACGAAGCTGCCCTTGGTGATGCCAATGAAGATTCCATCAAGAGAGGAACTTTCTATG GCAAAGCGGCACAGCAAATAAATGTTCCTGTTCCTGAAGGTTGTACTGATCCAAATGCCGAAAACTTCGACCCAACTGCAAGAAGTGATGATGGAACCTGCTTATACACCGACTGA
- the LOC108337827 gene encoding protein RADIALIS-like 3, whose product MASTSHNTTNKDNSSSWTRMQNKQFESALAFYDQDTPDRWQNIARILGDKSVEEVKKHYEILVEDLRHIESGRVPIPSYKSTHDQRNHQERPLKYLNQQ is encoded by the exons ATGGCTTCAACCTCCCACAACACCACCAACAAGGATAACTCTTCTTCTTGGACACGTATGCAGAACAAGCAATTCGAAAGCGCACTTGCTTTCTACGATCAAGACACCCCAGATCGCTGGCAGAACATAGCCAGAATACTTGGTGATAAATCTGTTGAGGAAGTTAAGAAACACTATGAAATCCTTGTCGAAGACCTTAGGCATATAGAGTCTGGTCGTGTTCCAATCCCCAGTTACAAGTCCACTCATGATCAACGTAATCATCAAGAGAG GCCTCTAAAGTATCTTAATCAGCAGTGA